A section of the Labrus mixtus chromosome 15, fLabMix1.1, whole genome shotgun sequence genome encodes:
- the mbd4 gene encoding methyl-CpG-binding domain protein 4 encodes MAADERVKSQQLDKTVSLKKYSFTSESTTVSAGLRKDNTLLDKLPSSCDIQLETDGDINNDRCKDRADSPSTLTMPPGWIREVRQRKGGKTVGKLDVYITSPQGLKFRSKASLQAFLLKNGEFNINLFEFSATKGDGVNTPSQVKQGRRKRRQATGKQEKTKDAMDTLDQPRSKSKGASSSLIRGTTEKKGKREKYANHINNEIVPEEIITQQCDKTDEIKCCAPSTHFDLKRQGSSQKAGLLREKLLRLASPNNKHNTFNVHKDKQTDSQLSAPVLIFQPASGSEKEGDDERGEEEIQIHSEGDNKPNPELEGDADSHGDMPEEVLLPDITDESCTPLKNSQNKSKSVKDKRKTSPYFSRNPHRDCLSPPRRKAFKKWTPPRSPYNLIQETLFHNPWKLLVATIFLNKTSGKMAIPVLWQFFERYPSAEVTRVADWKPISELMTPLGLFELRAKTLVRFSDEYLTKQWRNPIELHGIGKYGNDSYRIFCVEEWRQVTPEDHMLNKYHAWLWENAESLGI; translated from the exons ATGGCTGCTGATGAAAGAGTAAAAAGTCAGCAGCTGGACAAGACAGTCAGTCTTAAAAAATACTCCTTCACATCTGAATCCACAACTGTCTCAGCCGGGCTCAGAAAAGACAACACACTTCTTGACAAGCTTCCTTCTAGCTGTGACATCCAGCTGGAGACAGATGGAGATATAAATAACGACAGATGCAAGGACAGGGCTGATTCACCCAGCACTTTAACAATGCCCCCTGGCTGGATCAGGGAGGTCAGGCAGAGGAAAGGAGGCAAGACAGTGGGGAAACTGGATGTCTACATTACAAG tcccCAAGGGTTGAAGTTCCGGTCAAAAGCATCCCTGCAGGCTTTCCTGCTTAAAAATGGAGAATTCAACATAAACCTTTTTGAATTTTCTGCAACCAAAGGCGATGGTGTAAACACTCCCTCCCAAGTGAAACAGGGGAGAAGAAAGAGACGGCAAGCTACTGGCAAGCAGGAGAAAACAAAGGATGCAATGGATACACTGGATCAACCTCGGAGTAAATCTAAAGGAGCCAGCTCTTCCCTCATCAGAGGcacgacagaaaaaaaaggaaagagggaaaaataTGCAAATCATATTAATAATGAAATAGTTCCAGAAGAGATCATCACTCAGCAATGTGACAAAACGGATGAAATAAAGTGCTGCGCACCATCCacacactttgatttaaaacGTCAGGGGAGCTCTCAAAAGGCAGGGTTGCTTAGAGAGAAGCTGCTCAGATTGGCTTCTCCAAATAACAAACATAACACTTTTAATGTTCACaaggacaaacagacagactcGCAGCTTTCTGCCCCGGTTCTGATTTTCCAACCTGCCAGTGGGAGCGAGAAAGAGGGTGATGATGAacgaggggaagaggagataCAGATTCACAGTGAAGGTGACAACAAGCCTAATCCTGAACTGGAGGGTGATGCTGACAGTCACGGGGACATGCCAGAGGAGGTGTTGTTACCTGACATCACTGACGAGAGCTGCACACCGCTGAAAAATTCCCAGAATA AGTCCAAGAGCGTGAAAGACAAACGAAAAACCAGCCCTTATTTCAGCCGGAACCCCCACAGAGATT GCCTTAGCCCACCCAGGAGGAAGGCCTTTAAAAAATGGACCCCCCCTCGCTCTCCCTATAACCTCATACAGGAAACTCTTTTCCACAACCCCTGGAAGCTTCTGGTGGCCACTATTTTTCTAAACAAGACAAGTG GAAAAATGGCAATCCCAGTGCTGTGGCAGTTCTTTGAGCGGTACCCCTCTGCGGAAGTGACCCGGGTGGCTGACTGGAAGCCCATTTCTGAGCTTATGACGCCTTTAGGCCTGTTTGAGCTGAGAGCCAAAACACTCGTCCGCTTCTCAG ATGAATATTTAACTAAACAGTGGCGTAACCCCATTGAGCTGCATGGTATTGGGAAGTATGGTAACGACTCTTACAGGATCTTCTGCGTGGAAGAATGGAGACAG GTGACACCTGAGGACcacatgttaaataaataccaTGCCTGGCTTTGGGAGAACGCTGAGTCACTCGgaatatga
- the LOC132989817 gene encoding uncharacterized protein LOC132989817 yields the protein MKLPAISIASTPVCFPHNTPPVQRSRCTVVPPRTFPIISDSARLWTSTQCIPRLNPLHPPLVLKRTVSLETPAVHHHNQQRTVLLQRREHYRYHQVWRKPFYGSSIEREEYRKELREHLKRQIEEKYAALKLQLASKGKEAEYVKEVDRLALSSEREQMIQHRKAMTAYRDENKRLMEQSWRDRALTRSQEALKERELLCLNPINWSGTLK from the exons ATGAAACTAC CAGCCATCTCCATAGCTTCCAcacctgtgtgtttccctcacaACACACCTCCTGTCCAGCGGAGTCGCTGCACGGTGGTCCCGCCCAGGACATTTCCCATCATCTCAGACTCTGCCCGGCTGTGGACCAGCACCCAA TGTATTCCAAGACTGAACCCTTTACATCCCCCGTTGGTCCTCAAACGCACCGTTAGTCTGGAGACGCCGGCTGTTCACCATCACAACCAGCAGAGGACAGTCCTCTTGCAGAGGAGAGAGCATTACAG ATACCATCAGGTATGGCGGAAACCTTTTTATGGATCCAGCATTGAGAGAGAAGAGTACAG GAAGGAGCTCCGGGAGCACTTAAAGAGGCAGATAGAGGAGAAATATGCAGCACTGAAGCTCCAGCTGGCCAGTAAAGGGAAGGAGGCAGAGTATGTTAAAGAAGTGGACCGCCTCGCCCTGTCCAGTGAAAGAGAGCAAATGATCCAGCACAGAAAAGCAATGACTGCATACAGAGATGAGAACAAGAGG ctaaTGGAGCAGAGCTGGAGGGACAGAGCACTTACACGCTCCCAGGAGGCCCTGAAGGAGCGAGAGCTGCTCTGTCTTAACCCCATTAACTGGAGTGGAACTCTGAAATAG
- the LOC132989816 gene encoding protein disulfide isomerase Creld1 produces the protein MWWAWPFLPALVLLSELSVVRVQTAPCQTCRKLTESFIKGLETTANKNFGGGNTAWEEEKLAKYARSETRLLEIVEAACEKTDFECNQLLEQIEDQVETWWFHRQLEAPDLFEWLCIEELRLCCPPGRFGPDCKECPSGPGGVCGGLGRCEGEGTRLGDGECVCDPGYSGSLCQSCADGYFREKSSNESAGACAACYYSCKKCLGPQDYKCLDCKPGWILHDNKCVDIDECGTELARCASNTYCHNTDGSYECRGCDQACVGCMGSGPARCKKCSRGYKLKGAKCLDVDECSERAIACPGLNEACTNEEGSFHCDCADGFIRRDSICVENKPPAGPEKGLFDDMTDDEVLVLQQMFFGVVICALATLAAKGDMVFTAIFIGGVAAMAGYWLTEKGDYMLDGILKGR, from the exons ATGTGGTGGGCCTGGCCTTTCCTGCCTGCCCTTGTGCTTCTCTCAGAGCTCTCTGTGGTGAGAGTCCAGACTGCACCATGCCAGACCTGCCGAAAACTAACAGAGAGTTTCATTAAG GGCTTGGAGACAACAGCTAACAAGAACTTTGGGGGAGGTAACACTGCCTGGGAAGAAGAAAAGTTGGCAAAGTATGCACGCAG TGAGACTCGGCTCCTCGAGATTGTAGAAGCTGCTTGTGAGAAGACCGATTTTGAATGTAACCAGCTGCTGGAGCAGATAGAAGACCAAGTGGAGACATGGTGGTTCCACAG GCAGCTGGAGGCTCCAGACTTGTTTGAGTGGCTGTGCATAGAGGAGCTAAGACTCTGTTGTCCACCTGGACGCTTTGGACCTGACTGTAAAG AGTGTCCATCTGGCCCTGGTGGTGTGTGTGGAGGTCTGGGGCGCTGTGAGGGAGAGGGGACTCGCCTTGGAGATGGAGAGTGCGTCTGTGATCCTGGGTATTCAGGAAGTCTCTGCCAGAGCTGTGCTGATGGTTACTTCAGAGAGAAAAGCTCCAATGAGAGTGCAGGAGCCTGTGCAG CTTGCTACTACTCATGTAAGAAATGCCTTGGCCCGCAAGACTACAAATGCCTCGACTGCAAACCCGGCTGGATCCTTCATGACAACAAGTGCGTGG ACATTGACGAGTGTGGCACGGAGCTGGCTCGATGTGCTTCTAACACGTACTGTCACAACACTGATGGATCTTATGAATGCAGAG GATGTGACCAGGCATGTGTTGGCTGCATGGGCAGTGGTCCTGCTCGCTGTAAGAAATGTTCACGTGGCTACAAATTGAAAGGAGCGAAGTGTCTCG ATGTAGATGAATGTAGCGAACGCGCAATAGCATGCCCAGGACTCAATGAGGCCTGCACCAATGAGGAAGGCTCCTTCCACTGTGACTGTGCTGATGGATTCATTAGAAGAGATAGTATTTGTGTTGAAAATAAGCCTCCTG CTGGCCCAGAAAAAGGTCTGTTTGATGACATGACGGACGACGAGGTCCTCGTGCTGCAACAGATGTTCTTCGGCGTTGTGATCTGTGCACTTGCTACGCTTGCTGCTAAAGGTGATATGGTTTTCACCGCCATTTTCATTGGAGGCGTGGCTGCTATGGCCGGATACTGGCTGACAGAAAAGGGAGACTACATGCTCGATGGAATCCTGAAAGGACGCTAG
- the wu:fl23c11 gene encoding uncharacterized protein wu:fl23c11, which produces MRGVKAALKEMAPSVSVPPLLLLHFWLFLSARALEMIDGDAPELTCSEGLTDCNVSSESLFADAPPDPDDTTSITHVQLQVCLCCSAAQDCKPCLQVNITVQVAESGNTKDISEVSGHHKNSEDIFITSQTVEGSGQFVAPEPKASVKVCHSSPESEFCKMLEFKPRNLGFDQSQHHTLQLLLRKNMMFGSPVEVLAFSSLDGSYSIQKTTIPSLDKVCSIDFEWAVKGCAVPRLRAVTDHKGNEVLLQLENNTNTSQDELMFHMVWNNISGEDLTWPKGETEMAVSSDVVAPCLCFEVWWKGKELRTQFCPFKNNQDALRKMQQNVSIAVVESWMRDGRPSLRWNVTAPCRLEGEVWLCKKDQAGSRCKEVVGSRQRLNNHEHAGWMALRKVHWKTGEFNTSSHPLLCIQLHINGMQSYFEPHCPFARSRLRWSLPFLIPLLLICISILGVYFIQGVLKGYMWRWLKEDDVKGAVGGGHVVLLYPSDDDQALPELMSHLGSSLQALGFSVSLDLWSQAELGVLGPVPWLHSRLNRLQRQGGKVVLVLTQTAWIRAVEWGAGSWERNTPRNGDMKPEEEVEGNYDVSSQCVDVFTASLSCILADYLQGRAGERFMLAQFESLPPEPPGGFRPLPELFRGLHVYSLPSQSLGFLTELAGARQMATASARRKRAGGLRLASRALAQGLSGFTAGTTVLRLAGVSQGCVGVEFEDSMETVPLKPCLVTPPSSPDSSC; this is translated from the exons atgagGGGAGTGAAAGCTGCTCTCAAAGAAATGGCTCCAAGTGTTTCTGTCCCACCGCTGTTATTGCTGCATTTCTGGCTGTTCTTGTCTGCGAGAGCGCTGGAGATGATTGACGGAGACGCACCTGAACTCACCTGCAGCGAG ggTTTGACTGACTGCAACGTGAGCTCAG AGTCTCTTTTTGCTGATGCTCCACCAGATCCAGATGACACAACAAGCATCACTCATGTGCAGCTTCAAGTCTGCCTGTGCTGTTCTGCTGCACAAGACTGTAAACCCTGCCTGCAAGTCAACATCACAGTCCAAG TTGCAGAATCGGGTAACACTAAGGACATTTCTGAGGTATCTGGTCACCATAAGAATAGTGAGGACATCTTTATCACGAGTCAAACTGTGGAGGGAAGTGGTCAGTTTGTGGCTCCGGAACCAAAAG CttcagtgaaagtgtgtcaCAGCTCCCCAGAGTCAGAGTTTTGCAAGATGCTTGAGTTTAAACCAAGAAACTTGGGTTTTGATCAATCACAACATCACACACTTCAG CTACTTCTGAGAAAGAACATGATGTTTGGCAGTCCTGTTGAGGTCCTCGCCTTTTCGTCCTTGGATGGATCATACAGCATTCAAAAGACCACAATCCCATCTTTAGATAAAG tttgcTCCATAGACTTCGAGTGGGCTGTAAAGGGCTGTGCTG TTCCCAGACTCCGAGCTGTGACTGATCATAAAGGAAATGAAGTCCTCCTTCAACTGGAAAATAATACCAATACCTCACAAGACGAGCTCATGTTTCATATGGTTTGGAATAACATATCTGGAGAGGATCTTACATGG CCTAAAGGCGAGACAGAGATGGCTGTTTCATCAGATGTTGTTGCACCATGCCTGTGCTTTGAG GTGTGGTGGAAGGGAAAGGAACTACGCACACAATTCTGCCCTTTCAAAAACAATCAAG ATGCCCTGCGAAAAATGCAGCAGAATGTGTCTATTGCTGTTGTGGAGTCTTGGATGAGGGACGGCAGGCCAAGCCTGAGATGGAATGTGactgccccctgcaggctgGAGGGAGAGGTGTGGTTGTGCAAGAAAGACCAGGCAGGAAGCCGGTGTAAGGAGGTGGTGGGCTCCAGACAGAGACTCAACAACCATGAGCATGCAGGCTGGATGGCATTGCGCAAGGTACACTGG AAAACCGGAGAATTCAACACATCTTCACATCCTCTGCTTTGCATCCAG CTTCACATCAATGGGATGCAGTCATACTTTGAACCTCATTGTCCTTTCGCAA GATCTCGATTGAGATGGAGCCTGCCTTTTCTAATTCCATTACTACTTATTTGCATTTCCATACTAGGAGTCTATTTTATACAAGGAGTCCTAAAAg GCTACATGTGGAGATGGTTGAAAGAAGATGATGTCAAAG GTGCTGTAGGTGGTGGTCATGTGGTGTTGCTGTACCCATCTGATGATGACCAGGCTCTGCCAGAACTGATGAGCCACCTTGGGTCGTCCCTCCAGGCCTTGGGCTTCAGCGTGTCTTTGGACCTGTGGAGCCAGGCTGAGCTGGGTGTTCTGGGTCCTGTGCCATGGCTCCACTCAAGACTAAACCGATTGCAAAGGCAGGGGGGTAAAGTGGTCCTGGTCCTCACCCAGACTGCCTGGATCAGAGCTGTAGAATGGGGGGCTGGGAGCTGGGAGAGGAACACCCCGCGGAACGGAGACATGAagccagaggaggaggtggagggaaaCTATGATGTGTCCTCTCAATGTGTAGACGTTTTTACTGCTTCACTGAGCTGTATTCTTGCAGACTATTTACAGGGCCGTGCTGGTGAGCGGTTCATGTTGGCTCAATTTGAATCACTTCCACCTGAGCCTCCAGGTGGATTCAGGCCATTGCCAGAACTTTTCCGTGGCCTTCATGTCTACAGCCTCCCCTCCCAGAGCCTTGGTTTTCTGACTGAACTTGCAGGGGCTCGACAAATGGCAACAGCTTCTGCAAGAAGGAAAAGGGCAGGAGGGCTAAGGCTGGCATCCCGAGCTCTGGCACAAGGGCTGTCTGGGTTCACAGCGGGGACCACTGTGTTACGCCTTGCAGGGGTGTCGCAGGGTTGTGTGGGTGTTGAATTTGAAGACTCTATGGAGACAGTTCCTTTAAAACCATGTCTTGTTACTCCTCCCTCCAGCCCTGACTCAAGCTGCTGA
- the LOC132989400 gene encoding uncharacterized protein LOC132989400, with the protein MVMFRFKRHFFTAVAFIVVSTLLLECTTTCQNWDQNDSGDEVCRHLKLTSALCQESGCVNVCVWRERSGSPKAQKIKIRPQRLNYSFHSIQSIQCEQIKRKNKKKCDNEKLGETGIRGDWEPVWFFQAVAGTSVTISYRTTSIICCVNYEVPDPKPDFDLSVNQSSKSVTVTVEPGRKVKTRWCYLKSKGVCIGGISAITIDPSKSRSALLNIPFLLPCVSVQAYYTHSDASRRQKGPFQGESLADVTDVWRSSKLTPFQSHLQWSSECPASDFQISASLCWQHEHLCTSVLDLTPQETRDGNLKYDTSAVDKHPNMCVKFSLQGSNKIDCPFQARESSWKVYIRPGRQSMFLYLTSSIPANFSAQVCALSEEGCAPMGQVHSTTIEGNSTETRMLVPLHLSAEKICVQVWQSDPVLFGRRILCMDGSHNRWGICAVAALVVVVVIALLGIFIHRLTKIRAAGWISIQTPVLLVCSSEHSAHVSAVCALASILQGDLSATVHMALWSQSSQTQAGARAGPGNGVADLGPLPWLYGQWETVLKAQGKVLIIWSPEAKKTYETRREERVKNKGKNEEQDGEKERDLEENLKLYGRKLGKSKNEKATGEKDCIQLPVCDYIDCYPHKEPSSVIAPVFTAALACLEGALQECKCQGVALVYFQGLCRSRDIPKAFRGIPRYCLPQDFRGIIQELGGIRRQTKTGTFRWHCWPRLLSKMLSIWLARRLARSLQALLPQTHGKKMQGSSVTSSLKMNSDKTQTGLKLPLASNKARPGTVQEHEPLHVSS; encoded by the exons ATGGTAATGTTTAGGTTTAAACGACACTTCTTCACCGCGGTGGCATTCATCGTGGTGTCAACACTGCTGCTGGAATGTACTACAACATGTCAG AATTGGGATCAAAATG ATTCTGGTGATGAAGTATGCCGGCATCTGAAATTGACCTCAGCCCTCTGCCAGGAATCTGGATGTGTCAATGTCTGTGTTTGGAGGGAGCGAAGTG GTTCACCTAAGGCCCAAAAGATTAAAATAAGGCCCCAAAGATTAAACTATTCTTTCCATTCAATTCAGTCAATTCAGTGTGAacagattaaaagaaaaaacaagaaaaag TGTGACAATGAAAAACTAGGGGAAACAGGAATCAGAGGTGACTGGGAGCCGGTGTGGTTTTTCCAGGCTGTAGCAGGAACTTCTGTCACTATTTCTTACAGAACAACATCAATTATCTGCTGTGTCAACTATGAAGTTCCAG ACCCCAAACCAGACTTTGATTTGTCTGTGAATCAGTCATCTAAATCTGTTACTGTCACTGTGGAGCCTGGACGCAAAGTCAAAACCAGGTGGTGCTACTTAAAAAGCAAAGGGGTCTGCATTGGTGGCATATCCGCGATTACT attgaTCCTTCAAAGTCTCGATCAGCTCTTCTCAACATCCCTTTCCTGCTgccctgtgtctctgtgcag GCATATTACACCCATTCAGATGCTTCCAGACGCCAGAAGGGCCCATTTCAGGGTGAAAGCCTGGCAG ATGTCACAGATGTTTGGCGCTCCTCTAAACTCACTCCGTTCCAGTCCCATCTTCAATGGAGCTCAGAATGTCCAGCCAGTGACTTTCAgatctctgcctccctctgctGGCAGCATGAACACCTCTGCACAAGTGTACTTGACCTCACACCGCAGGAGACAAGAGATGGAAACCTA AAATATGACACATCTGCTGTTGACAAGCACCCTAACATGTGTGTAAAG ttttCTCTTCAAGGGAGCAATAAAATCGACTGCCCCTTCCAAGCTC GAGAGTCTTCATGGAAGGTGTACATCAGACCAGGAAGGCAGAGCATGTTTTTGTATCTCACTTCTTCCATTCCAGCAAATTTCTCAGCTCAAGTCTGTGCCCTAAGTGAGGAGGGATGTGCACCCATGGGCCAGGTCCACTCTACAACAATT GAAGGGAATTCTACTGAGACAAGGATGCTTGTTCCTCTTCACCTCAGTGCTGAGAAGATTTGCGTGCAG GTGTGGCAGTCTGATCCGGTTCTTTTTGGTAGAAGAATTCTGTGCATGGATG GCTCGCATAACCGATGGGGCATATGTGCTGTTGCCGCTCTGGTAGTTGTGGTTGTGATTGCGTTACTGGGAATATTCATCCACCGTCTCACCAAGATCAGAGCTGCAG GTTGGATTTCCATCCAGACCCCAGTGTTGCTGGTATGCTCATCAGAGCATTCAGCCCATGTCTCTGCCGTGTGTGCATTAGCCTCAATCCTGCAGGGTGACCTGAGTGCCACTGTGCACATGGCCCTGTGGTCCCAAAGCTCTCAAACACAGGCCGGGGCAAGGGCTGGGCCTGGAAATGGAGTGGCAGATCTGGGTCCACTTCCCTGGCTGTATGGGCAGTGGGAAACTGTGCTCAAAGCACAAGGAAAAGTGCTGATAATATGGAGCCCTGAAGCAAAGAAGACCTATGAGACacggagggaggagagggtAAAAAACAAGGGAAAGAATGAAGAacaagatggagagaaagaaagggaccTTGAAGAGAATTTAAAACTATATGGAAGAAAACTGGGGAAATCCAAAAATGAGAAAGCTACAGGAGAAAAAGATTGCATTCAATTACCGGTATGTGATTATATAGACTGCTACCCGCATAAGGAGCCCTCTTCAGTGATAGCACCAGTGTTTACGGCTGCTCTGGCCTGCCTGGAGGGGGCGCTGCAGGAGTGCAAGTGTCAAGGAGTGGCTCTTGTCTACTTTCAGGGACTTTGCCGCAGCAGAGACATCCCAAAAGCCTTCAGAGGAATCCCCCGGTACTGTTTACCGCAGGATTTCAGGGGTATAATACAGGAGCTGGGAGGGATCAGaagacagacaaaaacaggTACATTCAGGTGGCACTGCTGGCCCAGGCTCCTCTCTAAAATGCTGTCAATATGGCTGGCGCGACGGTTGGCCCGAAGTCTACAAGCGCTGCTGCCTCAGACGCATGGAAAGAAAATGCAGGGGTCAAGTGTCACATCGTCACTTAAAATGAACTCAGATAAGACGCAGACTGGGCTCAAGTTGCCACTGGCATCAAACAAGGCAAGGCCAGGGACTGTGCAAGAGCACGAGCCGCTCCACGTGTCCTCATGA